The sequence aatatttaaagaattgcatatatgaattaatatatgaAGGATGCAAGCAATTGTGATCTACACAAACGTCACTTTGCTTCCGGCTTGACTAGTTTGTGGGATGGCATTGACCATATTGAGAGCTTGCAAAGCCAAGCGATTGGCTAGTCTGCCTCTGCTTGTAGTACTTGAGAAGTTGTCGCATGTATCACTCATATAACGGCGGTACATCTTGAATTCCTCCTGTTCTTCAGCTTCTTTTCGCATGTATTTGATCATCATAATTCCAATGccaaaggaataaaaaaacaGAACCACTACAATATATATCACTGCATTCCGCTGTGATATTTCTTGTGCCATCTGTAGGGCTGGATCTGGCGTTTGAGAcctgaaaataagaatttatatttatttgaaattatacatcgtgattctaaattaattaaaaactcaaaaccACACTTTTAGTGTCTCAATTACATTAGCCCATTTtccttaaaaatgcatataaattttattcattttataaaatattgcttttggaaCTTCAGAGTGATGACTTCTTAGGATGATTTGTGCTATTGTCACATATATTTAAAGtccattattttaacatttaattcgaGATTAAGATATATTAGTGACTTTATTatcttgcaaatataaatgttgttatcaaaaatataacaCTTCAAATAACTACCGCATAAACAAGTAATAACATACATGAAagattaatatctaaaattaatttatacaagtGTAGAATTTTCTTGTTTATCAAAAGCTTTTAAGCAATTAATGCAATTTACCATAAATCGAAAATAAAACTGACAGATGGAATAACCAGTGGCCAAACAGAATCAATTAACATTTTGGAGCATTCTGTATTAATGAATGCTTTCAGTTCGTTCAATGTAATTGGTCTTACAATATAAATACTATGCTTCAGCTATTctgacaaaaagaaatatatcagaTCAGATCTAATAAATATTGGAGGGCTTTAATGTTATCTTTACgtcataaacatttatttactagCATTCCTCCAAGACAGAGTACAATGTTGCGATAGCAATGAGAAGATGCTTTATTCCGCTTGAAGTATCATTCTTTTCTCCCCGAACAGATCTTGAAAGCATGGTATAACACATTCCTGTTGAATTCCCGAGAGCCAGAGAGACATGACTCCACTTAAGATATTCTCAAAGAAGAAAAATCCAATTACTAAAACGCTTACAAAGTACCTTTCACAAGTAACACTTGATAAATTCAAAAGGTCATTAAGTGCTGTTAATTTGAGTTTAAGGAACTTTGAGGCTTTTTATTGACgacttaaataaaacatattcttatattaaatacctttattatgaaataactgcaataattatgctataaatttgttaattaaattaaaatcaataaaacagcAGTTATTTTATACCATtatgttgtaaaaatttttttaaaggtcttGCTGATAGAGTCATTTTGAATCTCATGATTTTCATTGCGTTAATCCTATATCAAGCGAATGTAATGATTGTGCATATGTTATACGCGTCACCTGGGATGATTCCTTTTTGCTTTACACCGAGATTTTGTTTTAggatttatattgatttataattcatatctaattaaaatGATCTTGGGTGCTGGGGGTGTGGGatctcttaaattattttttatgattgagcgtatttaaattttaacagaatgGTTTCAAACAACAGGAGTGGaactactttattatttttacatacaataGTActcaataatattgtaaatatctgACCATTAGAAGGTTGGAATCCTGAAACCGATGGcagtaagaaataaagaataaagaatatctctagatgatataattttaatgttgtaaGATTTTATAATCAAGTTGACTTGAGaattacgaatttatttaatagaggaaatttgaattttgaagaaaaaagtttagtcaacatttataagttttttttacttCGCAAAAAACTGTTATTTCATTAGTAattacaggtggttatcaaaataatggaaatacttttgatttataaagaattctttaatacTATTCACCGCCTTTGGTGTAGGACCGCCTTTGGATGTAGGACCTTTGTAATACAGATAGGATTCGACTCGGAATCGATTCGTACAAGTgaaatagtgtttagaggaatattataccattcttcctggagatattatGAAAGGTTTGAAAGAGATGCCGGCGAGGGTATCGATTCCGCTCTAAAATAAACCATgtcggttcaattatattgaggttgGGTGACTGTGAGGGCCAAGACAGATTTTTAACTTTATCCTCGTGTTCAAAAAACCGTGAATTGACAAGTCTAGCTGCATGGAGGGATTTGCATTATCAACCTGGAAAATttcatctcttgcaggaaacaaagtttgcatcagaGGATGGACCTGGTCCGCAAAAATTtatctatacttctccccagtgatccttcctttcagggatACGATTGATCCATCAGAAAAACCCGACATGGCTgtccatatcatgacagatctacctccatgcttgacagttggaaggagacagtCATGATCATACGCTTATGCGGGTGTTctccaaacgtgcacccgtcctgttgtagggaaaagtgtgaaacacgattcgtcagaccatatttttttcttccatttatcaatagaccaggttttgtgagtgtgacatcACTATAGACGaagtttaccattaacatctatGACAaatggcttgggaattgctgctctgccataaatgttctgtttatgaaggtgccttctaactgcaatcactgacactggaaaatccagatgggtattgagctctgcaGTCACTTCTGCTGCAGTtattcgctttttagacattacaatcagCTTCAATGCCCGTCgttctctttcactgagcttcctTTTTCGCtcactattttgctttgctgaGCTTGTCTTGCCGCGatgtgtgtatgctgtcatgactttataCCCCGTACCTatagaaacgcctaaaagttggaTTGTTTCGGTTACACTTACTCCAGTtagacgggctcctacaatttggcctcttgaAACTGCACTAGATATTTTATACCCATAGATCTTACTAAAtagtaaattgataaatatattaagattaaatgataatttttaaatactattataaacATCTCGTCTGTAATTGTAATAGTTATTCCCTCGtccttacataatttttttcagaaacacataatattatttgatacaaaatagattctaaaaaggaaaaaaaaatcacttacgtGACATCACTGATGGACAGCGTTATGTTTTCGTTGGACGACAGTGATGACAAGTAAGCATTTAGTAGCTTCGTGATGTTCGGACAATGGATACTGCTAAGGCCAACTGGCAGACCACTATTCCCATCACTATTGTTTAGCATTTAGAAGTTTCAGGCAATAAtagataaacaattttttctccTGAATCCTCAATACATAAGTGAAGATGTTAAAACACTTCCCCTGCAAACTataagatttcaataattatcagcaaataatttcaatGGGTTGAATTCATTTAAAGTCATAGTCACATGTCGAACTTCGACAGAGTttgcaattttatattgaatGGTATATTGTATCAAGCTATATAATAGcaggaagatatttttttttctcctgaaaatatgcaatgaattagaaatttaatgatCACACTAATTTTAATGTgagcttaaattaattttatttcatagcattgaaaaaattattgtttattaaaccaaaaattttaacacaaacgATATAATTTTACtggtaaaaatgtatttaaataaaaaaattaattaacattcaaTAATAAAGTCTTACAATGAAAACTAtgaatagaaaaatgatttattttgagcatagtaacaataaaaagaaatcttgtcATACGAATAAGTACATAtgataagggaaaaaaattcatttttgaacgTTTTATACTTTATATAGTCCACAGTGCTCATAACAATGGTGACAAAtacaaatcattcatttttagtaaagtaagaataagattaaatattgtCATATGTGTAATTGCATATTTTGAgggaaaaattgacttttttagttatatatttatatatagtttatagGTGTTTGTGCAAGATTAATCAAATtcctttgtttaaaaacattaatacatacaaatatattatttgatgattcactgaatgattcattttaattaaaattaatttaatttttagaaaaatttgatgtGCAATTATCACCGATATTGACTCCAGAGATTGTGTtcatgtctgttttttttttaagatttgctacaatttatatattttcccccgtttataaaatcttctttatatatttatctgaaaattaaaaataaaggaatgatAATGTGTTTCAcacaaatcttgaaaaaaatacatgaaagatATGCAACTGCACActtttggaaagttttttttttaaacattcgtaTAGCCATTCTTGCTaaagaaatgtgataaaaaattgcagttattattattattaatgagaaACTTAAGTTTTGATATTACAAGCCATTATAGTTAATGAATTTACTTACATGCAATTTGATACATCGTCATGTGAAGATctcaaacatatttatttgtgTGCAAATTTCTGaagtgttaattaaaaatatattttaatggataataaAGATGACAGAAAtgtaacatgaatttaaaaattaaactgtgttggtttatttggatatatatatatatatatatatatatatatatatatatatatatatatatatatatatatatatgtatatatatatatatatatatatatatatatatatatatatatatatatatatatatatatatatatatatatatatatgtataaacacatatttagacaacacaattttacaaaacaacacacacatatatatagcaTATTTATTCAGAGTtattaaattcagataaaaaaaaaccccaatgAATTAATTCGGCTTTTTATTTCAGAATCCatccaataatttttcaaaatgcttaattataattgattaataagtgtttttaattaatcttttattttaaaaaagaataaaagacatTAATACATTAATCCCCTCCCCCCTTCCTTCagaaagttaacatttttttgcaaagtgattttaaatagattgattttaaatagtatttcgcCGTTTTTATCATTAGATAAgttcataaaatatatgcatttatttaattgctgtttgaaacaacttaattttatttttaaacttctttaaatTGCGGATGTGCACTAATTAACCTTATGCTTACttctaatactaattaatttaatttagaggaTCGATGCTTATGCATAAAACtcaattaaataaaaccaaatatatttttttattttgctaatgtCGCAAATTAATTACACGTTTTGTATCAGTCGGAAAATACCTTATTATCTgacaattaaaaagttttgaaaaattaatgaaacaaattaaatgtttaattggaTTTCTTACTTCTTAAGTTCAGATTATATAACGTGATTAAATAgcgtatttaattaatttataaagataaagttGTGCAAGTTTGTTTAAAATAGggaatttagattatttaaatgataCTCATGGCACTTTCAAAGCTATGTTACAACTTCATTTCTTTAGTATTTAACCGAGAAATTCAAtcgaaaacataaaattttattgaaatatttattatcttattagtGTTTGCATTTTGCACAacacttaatttattattaataattagttttctagttacatttaatttttgaagaaaatgaattttactcaaaaaatatttagttaagtagttttttttaccaCAGAATATGTGATTCTTAcgtcataatatatatttaaatttttcttaggaAATACACCCTTGAAAAATTCAATAGCATATTTCATGGGAAGTTTTAGAGCTATATTATATAAGCATCTATGTGTGGGAAACAAAGACACTGCATTCAGCACCCGCTGCTTCAGCTCATTTAAAGATTGAGAAAAGTCCTTTCAATATGTTTCCAAATATATATGTTAGTTATATGATTCTGAATCAACGAGTTCACtcgttttatattttgattctcaAGATATCTTAACTGAACAATGTAAATTATTACTATGCATTAAAAAAGTCATCATTCATAACGCAACtgcacttttttatataaaattcaagaaaaccaTTCCAATTACTTTCAGGTGTTAGAACTTCTCTTTGGAATTTCGAGAGTAGtgtaatttaatttctcaaagaTTCTAACAGAAATCATTATTTCACTATCTCTGTACTTAGatagtgaataaaatattgaatgagtAATATCCGTTTCTCTGACctgaaaattgatttgaaatacttatttgtGAAGAAAAGAAACCTCCAATATTGTCTATATCAAGCGATGTAGAACCAAACTCAAAGCAGTTACTCATTTATATGCATTTGGTAAAGAC comes from Argiope bruennichi chromosome 2, qqArgBrue1.1, whole genome shotgun sequence and encodes:
- the LOC129961784 gene encoding uncharacterized protein LOC129961784, whose product is MLNNSDGNSGLPVGLSSIHCPNITKLLNAYLSSLSSNENITLSISDVTSQTPDPALQMAQEISQRNAVIYIVVVLFFYSFGIGIMMIKYMRKEAEEQEEFKMYRRYMSDTCDNFSSTTSRGRLANRLALQALNMVNAIPQTSQAGSKVTFV